Sequence from the Thermocoleostomius sinensis A174 genome:
CCCCAGAGAAGTCGATCGAGATCCAGAACGCGCTGGGGGCAGATGTGATTATGGCCTTTGATGAATGCCCGCCCTATCCTGCCAGCCGAGAAGCGGTGATTGAGGCAACGCAGCGTACCTATCGATGGTTAAAGCGTTGTGTTGTGGCCCATCAACGATCAGATCAAGCCCTATTTGGTATTGTTCAAGGCGGGGTGTACCCCGATCTACGCCAGGAGGCAGCCGAAGCGTTGACGGAGTTAGATTTACCAGGCTATGCCATTGGGGGGGTGAGTGTTGGTGAACCCGCAGACTTGATTGAGAAAATTGTTCAGACGACGGCTCCTCGGTTGCCTGCCCACAAACTCCGCTATCTGATGGGTGTGGGAACCCATCGCGAAATGGTACAGGCGATTGCGGCTGGCGTGGATGTGTTTGACTGTGTAATTCCTACCCGGTTAGCGCGGCATGGCAGCGCGATGGTGCGAGGGGCACGTTGGAATCTGAAGAATGCTCGCTACAAAGAAGATTTCACTCCGCTAGATCCCGACTGCTCTTGCTATACCTGTCAATACTTTACCCGCGCTTATCTCAGCCATTTGTTGCGCTCCCAAGAATTGCTAGGCTATACGCTTCTTTC
This genomic interval carries:
- the tgt gene encoding tRNA guanosine(34) transglycosylase Tgt → MTPSFSFHLQAQCSHTHARAGCFTTPHGVVETPRFMPVGTLANVKTLTPAQVEATGAQMILANTYHLHLQPGETIVSKAGGLHSFMNWRGPILTDSGGFQVFSLSEIRSIAEDGVTFRSPKDGQFIHLTPEKSIEIQNALGADVIMAFDECPPYPASREAVIEATQRTYRWLKRCVVAHQRSDQALFGIVQGGVYPDLRQEAAEALTELDLPGYAIGGVSVGEPADLIEKIVQTTAPRLPAHKLRYLMGVGTHREMVQAIAAGVDVFDCVIPTRLARHGSAMVRGARWNLKNARYKEDFTPLDPDCSCYTCQYFTRAYLSHLLRSQELLGYTLLSIHNITELVQFTQQIRAAILADRFANEFADWLQPNAMEAAT